One Chlamydiales bacterium genomic window, TGTTAAAAACAGAAGCACCAATTGTAGGAACAGGTTTAGAAGCACGTGCAGCACGTGATTCAGGTGCTGTGCTTATTGCGGAAGAAGAGGGCGTGGTTGATTATGTTGATGGATTGAAAATTGTGATTGCCTCAAAAGCTAATCCTTTGGAAAAGAAAGCCTATCAGCTAAAAAAATTTATGAGATCAAATGCTGGTACCTCGGTCAATCAACAACCTCTTTGCGGAATTGGTGATGAAATTCAAGCAGGAGATGTCATTGCAGATGGACCCGCAACAGAGCAAGGAGAAGTGGCTTTAGGCAAGAATGTCCTTGTAGCATTTATGCCTTGGTTTGGATACAACTTCGAAGACGCAATTATTATTTCTGAAAAATTATTACGTCAAGATGCCTACACATCAATCTATATTGAAGAGTTTGAACTGACTGCACGAGATACTAAACTCGGTAAGGAAGAAATTACACGTGATATTCCAAATGTATCTGAAGAAGCACTTCTTCATCTTGGAGAAGATGGGATTATTCGGATTGGGGCTGAAGTTAAGCCAGGGGATATCCTTGTTGGGAAGATTACACCAAAATCTGAAACAGAACTTGCTCCTGAGGAGCGGTTACTTCGGGCGATTTTTGGTGAGAAAGCTGCGGATGTTAAAGACGCTTCTCTGACTGTTCCTCCGGGTACAGAGGGAGTGGTAATGGATGTAAAGGTGTTTAGCCGTCGCGATCGTCTTTCTAAAACAGACGATGAGCTTGTTGAAGAAGCGACTCATCTGAAAGATCTCCAAAAAGACTATAAGCAAAAGATGATGCATTTAGTCATAGAAAGGCATGAAAAATTAGGGGCACTTCTATTAAATGAACCATCTCCTGCTGCAATTATTCATCGCAGGACTGCAGAAGAAATTATTCCAAAAGGAATTGTGTTTAAGCAGGATCTAATTGAAAAACTGGAAGAAGAAGATCCAATTGATTTGATCATGCCTAGTAATGAAATCTATGACTTACTAAGAGTGATTTTGCGTGATTATGAAACTGAGTTACAGAAACTTGAGATGCAGCATAAAACAGAATTAGAGCAATTGCGTAAAGGAGATGCTGATTTAGATCCAGGGGTGATTCGTCAAGTCAAAGTCTATATAGCTTCAAAAAGAAAGCTTCAGGTTGGGGATAAAATGGCAGGTCGACACGGAAACAAGGGAGTGGTCTCAAAGATCGTTCCAGAAGGAGATATGCCTTATTTGCCAACCGGAGATACAATAGAAATTATTTTAAATCCTCTTGGGGTCCCTTCTCGTATGAATATGGGACAAGTACTAGAGACGCATCTTGGATTTGCGGCTAAAAAGGCGGGGATTTACGTTAAGAGTCCTGTTTTTGAGGGTTTTCCTGAAGATCGTATTTGGGAAATGATGCGCGAACAAGGGCTTCCCGATGATGGAAAATCATTTCTTTACGATGGAAAAACAGGAGAACGTTTTGATAGTCGTGTAGTCATTGGCTATATTTACATGTTGAAATTAAGCCATCTTGTTGCTGATAAAATTCATGCCCGTTCAATTGGGCCTTATTCTTTAGTCACTCAACAGCCTTTAGGTGGTAAAGCTCAGATGGGTGGTCAGCGTTTTGGAGAAATGGAAGTATGGGCTCTAGAAGCTTATGGAGCAGCTAATGTGTTGCAGGAAATTATGACTGTGAAATCTGATGATGTATTAGGAAGGACTCGTATTTATGAATCGATTGTAAAAGGAGAAAATTTACTTTATCCAGGAACTCCAGAGTCCTTTAATGTGTTAATAAAAGAGATGCAAGGATTGGCTTTAGATGCTCGTCCTTTAACAGTTCATGAAGGATAAATTTGAGTAGTGATCTGTCTAAATAATCTATTGTGGAGAGCCGTGAATGTTTGAAGAGTCTCAAAAAAATCGTTTTGATAAGTTAAAAATCGGAATCGCATCGGATGCTGTTATTCGAGATAAGTGGTCCCTTGGAGAGATAAAAAAACCTGAAACTATTAACTACCGTACATTTAAGCCTGAAAAGGGAGGACTTTTTTGTGAAAAGATTTTTGGTCCCACAAAAGATTGGGAGTGTGCTTGTGGTAAGTATAAAAAAATCAAACACAAAGGAATTGTCTGTGATCGATGTGGTGTAGAGGTGACTCTTTCAAAAGTTCGTCGAGAGAGGATGGCACATATTGAGCTTTCTGTTCCTGTTGTCCACATCTGGTTTTTTAAGTCAATGCCTTCGCGTATTGGTAATGTTTTAGGCATGTCTTCGAGTGATCTTGAACGGATTATTTATTACGAAGAGTATGTGGTTATTGAGTCTGGTCAAACTGATCTTGAACGTAAACAACTACTAAATGATGCAGAGTATCGAGATGCAATTGAGAAGTGGGGCCATGGAGCTTTTGACGCAAAAATGGGTGGAGAAGCGGTTGCTGATTTATTACGTAATGAAGATCTCGATGGGTTATTAATAGATCTCAAAGAAAAACTCAGAAGAACAAAATCTCAACAAGCTCGCATGAAATTGGCTAAGCGCCTTAAGATTGTAGAAGGATTTGTCACCTCTTCTAATAAGCCTGAATGGATGGTGATGCGATCCATTCCTGTCATTCCACCTGATTTAAGGCCACTAGTTCCTCTTGACGGGGGACGTTTTGCTACTTCAGATCTAAATGATCTTTATCGTCGAGTGATTAATCGCAATAATCGCTTAAAAGCTATTTTACGTCTTAAAACACCTGACGTAATTGTCCGAAATGAAAAAAGGATGCTACAAGAGGCAGTAGATGCTCTTTTTGATAATGGTCGTCATGGTCATCCAGTCATGGGAGCAGGAAATCGTCCATTAAAATCCCTCTCTGAAATGCTTAAAGGAAAGGGAGGACGCTTTCGTCAAAACCTTCTTGGTAAAAGAGTAGATTATTCAGGTCGCTCTGTGATTATTGTAGGACCTGAGTTGAAGTTTAATCAGTGTGGAATTCCTAAAGACATGGCTCTTGAGCTTTTTGAACCTTTTATTGTGAAACGATTAAAAGAATTAGGATATGTCTATACGATTCGTTCAGCTAAAAAAATGATCCAACGGGGAGCACCTGAAGTATGGGATGTCCTTGAAGAGATTATAAAAGGCCATCCAGTCATGCTGAACCGAGCTCCTACTCTTCATAGACTTGGGATTCAAGCTTTTGAACCTGTGCTTATTGAAGGAAAGGCCATTCGGATACACCCTCTCGTTTGTTCCGCCTTTAATGCGGACTTTGATGGTGATCAAATGGCTGTTCACGTTCCCTTATCGATTGAAGCTCAGCTAGAAACAAAAATTTTAATGATGGCTCCTGATAATATTTTCCTGCCTTCTTCTGGTAAGCCTGTTGCGATTCCTTCTAAAGATATGACTTTAGGACTCTATTATTTAATGGCAGATCCTATTTATTTTCCTAAAAAGACCAAAGTGTTTTCGGATCAAAATGAAGTGCTATTAGCTCTATCAGCTGCTGATAGTATGACTTTATTTAATGAAAGAGGTAAAAAAAGCAACAGATATGACACCACAGGTCGGGGTTTACATATTCATGAAAAAATTCAAGTAAGGATTGAAGGATCCATTATTGTTACGACACCAGGTCGAGTACTTTTTAATAAAATTGTACCAAAAGAACTTGGATTTCAGAATTACAACATGCCAAGCAAACGCATGAGTCAGTTGATTCTTGATTGTTATAGAAAGGTTGGATTAGAAGCAACAGTTAAATTTTTAGATGATCTTAAAGATCTAGGTTTCTCTCAGGCTACAAAAGCAGCGATTTCCATGGGGATTACTGACGTACGTATTCCTAAAATTAAGCATAAAGTCATTAAGGATGCGTATCAGAAAGTAGAAGTTGTGCGTAAACAATATGAAGATGGAATTATCACTGATGGTGAGCGAGAGTCAAAAACAATTAGCATTTGGACTGAAGTCTCAGATTATCTTTCTGAAACTCTGTTTGAAGAAGTAAGTAAAGTCGAAGATTCTCGCCATAATCCTCTCTTTTTAATGATTGATTCTGGAGCAAGGGGAAATAAGTCTCAGTTGAAACAACTTGGTGGTTTACGTGGTCTGATGGCTAAGCCAACAGGAGAGATTATTGAATCTCCAATTACCTCTAATTTTAGAGAAGGTTTAACAGTGATTGAATATTCAATTTCCTCTCATGGCGCGCGTAAAGGTCTTGCGGATACTGCTTTGAAAACAGCAGATTCAGGTTATTTGACTCGTCGACTCGTTGATGTGGCTCAAGATGTCATTGTGACTGAGTTTGATTGTGGCACGTTGAATGCAATTGAAGTTTCAGGAATTAAACAGGGACAAGAAGAATTATTACCACTTAAAGATCGTATTTACGGTCGAACAATTGCTGATAATATTTATCAACCTGGTGATAAGAGTAAACTGCTTGCAAAAGCTGGCGATATTCTAACAGCTCAACAAGCTGAATTGATTGATGATGCAGGAATTGAGAGTGTAAGAATTCGTTCTCCATTAACATGTGAAAGTCGACGAGGAGTTTGTGCAAATTGTTATGGAATGAATTTAGCTAATGGACGTCAGATTGGATTAGGAGAAGCTGTTGGAATTATTGCCGCGCAGTCCATTGGAGAACCGGGGACTCAGTTGACAATGAGAACATTTCATTTAGGAGGGATTGCTGCAGCTACTTTTAGTCCTGAGATTGTTGTGGAAAATGAGGGAATTGCTGTCTATATGGATTTAAGAACAGTTGAGGATTCGCATGGAAATTCTTTGGTTTTAAATAAAAATGGAGCATTACATGTTGTGCGTGATGAGGGACGTAAACTCCAAGACTATAAGAAACTTCTTAGCACAAAATCTATAGAATCTCTTCAAATAATTCCGCTTGAGCTTGGAGCTAAAATTCTTGTTAAAGATGGAGCATCTGTCCATCCTGGACAAAAAATTGTAGAAATTGAGCTTCATAACATTCCTATTATTTGCGATCGTTCCGGATATATTAAATACGAAGATCTTGTGGAAGGTATTTCAACTGAAAAAGAAATTAATAAACAAACTGGACTTATAGAATTAATCGTAAAACAACATCGAGGTGAGCTACATCCTCAAATTGCAATTTATAATGATCCTGATTTTAAAGATTTAGTGGGTACTTATGCTATTCCAGCTGGAGCTGTTTTATCTGTAGATGAAAAGCAACACATTAAACCTGGTATGCTTCTTGCACGTCTTCCACGTGGTGCGATTAAGACGAAAGATATTACGGGTGGGTTACCACGAGTTGCAGAATTAGTTGAAGCACGTAAACCTAAGGAAGCAGCTGAGATTGCAAAAATTGATGGTTTAGTTGACTTTCGTGGTGTTCAGAAAAATAGACGCATTGTGATTGTACGTGATGAGACAACAGGAATGGAAGAAGAGCATCTTATTCCACTCACTAAGCATTTAATTGTACAGAGAGGAGATAATGTATTAAAAGGACAACAATTGACGGACGGACTTGTTGTTCCACACGAAATTCTTGAAATTTGTGGTGTACGTGAACTACAAAAATATCTTGTTAACGAAGTACAAGAAGTTTATCAACTTCAAGGTGTAGATATTAATGATAAACATATTGAGATCATTGTACGACAAATGTTACAAAAAGTTAGGGTCATTGATCCAGGTGATACCACTCTTCTTTTTGGAGAAGAGGTACATAAGAAGCAGTTTTACGAAGAAAATCGACGTACGATTGAAGAAGGTGGAAAGCCAGCTCAAGCTGCTCCTCTATTGCTTGGAATTACAAAAGCTTCACTTGGAACTCAGTCCTTCATTTCCGCAGCTTCATTTCAAGACACAACACGTGTTCTAACAGGCGCGGCTTGTGCAGGAAATACGGATTATCTTATGGGATTTAAGGAAAATGTGATTATGGGCCATATGATTCCTGGTGGAACAGGCTTTGACAATCATTATCGAGTGAAACAATATCTTGACTCTGAAGAACAAGAAGAACTTGCTTTTGATTTTGGTTAATTCGGTAATATCAAATCTACTAGGGAAAGGTATTTTTATACAGCCGAAGCCATGTGTTTGAGAATGTGTTTTTCAAGCTTAAGAGTGTCTTTAACAAAATTCCGAATTCCTTCAGAGAGTTTTTCAGTTGCCATTGCGTTGTTATTTAATTCGAAGCGAAAGACAGACTCGTCAATTTTTAATTCTTGGATAGACATTTTCTTAGATATCTCTTGAGAAAGTTTAGGTTTAATCATTCCTTGACTATTCTTTAAAATGTCCAATAGCTTTGGTGAAATGGTCAATAAGTCACAACCAGCTAGTTCCAAAATCTCATCGACATTGCGAAATGAAGCTCCCATAATTTGGGTTTTATACCCAAATTTTTTATAATAATTATAAATTTCTGTGACTGAGAGGACACCTGGATCTTTTTCTGGTAAATAATTTATGACATCTTGATGTGCTTGATACCAATCGAGAATACGTCCGACAAAAGGAGAAATGAGTGTTGCACCAACTTCTGCTGCTGCAACTGCTTGCACTAGGCTAAACATGAGAGTCATATTACAATGAATCCCCTCTTTTTCAAGAATTTGTGCAGCTTGAAAGCCTTCCCAAGTTGAAGCAAGTTTGATTAAAATACGTGCACGATCAATACCTTCTGCTTCATATAACTCGATTAAATGGATTGCCTTTTTTATACTTTTTTGTGCATCAAAAGAAAGACGAGCATCGACTTCTGTGGATACCCGTCCTGGGATAATTTTTAAAATTTCAAGACCAAAGTTAACAAAGAGCTTATCCATAATAAGATGGAGTCTTTCATTTTGATTGCATTTTTTACTCATTCCCCAATGGATGGCATCATGAATCAAGTATTGATAAGCTTCCTCAGAAGCAGCTTGAAAGATTAATGAAGGATTAGTCGTTGCATCAGTTGGTGCATATTTTTTAATGCTTTTGATATCACCTGTGTCACAAACGACTGTCGTTATCTGCTTTAATTGATCTAGTTTAGACAGCATAGCACACCCTATTTATTGGCTTATTATGGCAATAAAAATACATATATTCTTACATTGTATAATAAAATCATTAAAAAATATCATTATTTAAAATTTCTTAAATAGAAAAATAAAATCTTTTTAAAGATTTGAATATAAATTAGATGAAATTTTCAATTTTTCTATTCATGATGAGCAATAAAAAATTTTATCTAATTTTACCTTGTATTTGTTAAACAATCTCTGTTTATATCAATTCTAATGATGAATAGTTCCTTTGATCAAGCAATGAATATGAGCTGTTTTTTCATTTTCATTAAAAGCTTTTTGCTTTAAATAGGCAGCTCGATGTAGACCTTTTTTAGTCATGATCATCCGTACTAATTCATGTTCTCCCTTTGGAAAAAAACGTTCATAGATAACGTCATTTGGGTCATTTCTAATGATTTGCCACTTGACAAGAGGACTTTTCTTCTGTTCACTAATCATTGCTTCTTCAGCTGTTGACCCCTCAATGAGATGAGAATCTTTAAATTGAATTGTTAAAAGTTCTGGCCAATTTGCACCATTCTCTTCTTCTCCAATAAAATGAGAAATAGAGGATCCATTGTCATCTGCAGATTCTTTCACTTTTTTCCAAATATTTTTTTCTTCAAATGGGATTAAAAACGTTTCATCGAAAGTATAGCTTGCTTCAAGATGAGAGATGAAAACAAACAGAATGAATAAAATAAATCTTCTCATGGTATGAAAATATGATAAAACACCAAGTATATATTTTTTTATTCTTTTAATAAAGAAAATAAAAAATTTAACTTTGAAATTTATCAAAGAGTTTGATAAATTGAATGTGATTTTTAATTGAGTTTGATTGACGATGCAAGTAGGACATAAACTTCAGATTCATTGCCAAGAATGTGAGGCTCCTATTTTTTTTTCTGTCCTTGATCAAGACCATTTTACTAAAATCCTCCTCTGTAATCAATGTGGTCAAAAATACGCATTTGAGGATACCACTCTACTTAAACACCTCCACCAATTTGAATCTCTTTGTCATCAAATTCATGCATCGCAAGACATTTTAGGAGAAGCATCGATTGCAATAGATGTAGGTTCCCATCATGTGAAAGTCCCTTTTAACATTCTTTTAACTAGGCTCAGCTCTGTAATTGATTTAGAAGTGAAAGGAAAAAAAATCTCTGTTGCTTTTCGTATTGAGCCTCTTAAAGATGTACCTGATGCATTCAATTAAAAAATAGTCTGTAGAACTATTGTGATTAAAAAAGAAGAAAGATCTATTGTTCATTATGAACAATAGATCTTTCTGGTTTGCATAGGAACCATTTCTTTAATCATCATATTAAAAATTTTTAATAATATTAAGTTTGACTGTCTCTCCATTAGAATCATTTTTTGTAGAGTTTAAAAAAATTTGAAGATAGAAGATCGGTCTGGTATCTATCTAGATAAATATGGATATTTTGATGGTTTTCTAACGAAGAGATGAGTTTTTCAGTGGCTTCTTCAGATAACAGAAATTTTTGTCCTCCTCTCATACGTGTGGCTTTGTAAGAAAATATCTTTTGTTCAATCAAAAATACAACAGGAACTTGGTTAGATCCATCTAGAGAGAGGGGAATTGGGTGAGCAGAAATAGTAAGATATACTACTGTTCCAAATGCTCCTTTTAATAATTCTACATTGATGCCATTGATTGGATCTTTGGTTCGATGGAGGATACGATGTGAGTTCCATTGTCGATGTGTTGAAGAAGTCTGACTATATGACCATTCTTTATGTGCAATACAGGCTGGAAGGAGTAAAAGTAACCATATATAATTCGACTTATGGTGCAGTGTGGCTATGAACGACTCCATTGTTTGATCCGATGATGAGGGTTGCTGCAGTAACGATGACTGCAATGCCTAATCCCACATAGACAATATTTAAACCACACTGGGTAGAGGTAGAAGTAGCTGGTGGGGTGCAAGGATTTGGTTGAGGGTGTTCATCACAACTACAAGGATAGCAGTTGCAACTAGGGCAATATCCGTGATTATAGTTTTGGTAGTCTAAAAAGGTATTACTACTTTCAGTACATGCGGGATTAGATTTTGGTTGAGGGTCCTCATCAACACAACTCTCATCAACACAACTACAAGGATGGCAGTTGCAACTAGGACAGTATCCGTGATTATAGTTTTGGTAGTCTAAAAAGGTATTACTATCGGCATGAAGCAGTGAATGAGAACACATTAAGAAGATAATTAGTTTTGAAAAAAAAATACGCATGAATTTCATCTAACCATAATTAGGCTTATTTAGATATGTTGATGTGTGGTACTAGATCCATTTCCAGAGACTAAAATAATAGCTGCTGCTCCAGCAATCGCTACTATGGCTACACCGATCGCACAAATAGAGATACCACATTTAGTTCCACAAATTGGAGCACACGGATCACATGAAATTTTCCGAGATGGATGGGAGCAATTGGATGAACAAGAAGAGCTATTACATTCAGAAGAATGTTCATGAGGATAATGTTGGTCATGAGAATGAGGAGCATCAGCTCCTTTTACGGGCATTACAGATCCGATAATAAACACAGACAAGAGCAAGACCATGGTTTTCATAGTGCGGTCTCCATTTCTAAATTTTTTATCTTAAACATCGGAATGAGAAATCACTCCAAAACTAAGTAGCGGCTTATAGCAGTTTTGAAATTTGCATGCAACCCACAACAATGTGTTGTTTGATTATTTAGTGATAGAAAAAGATTGAATCGATTTAAAGATACAAGGTGAAAGGGAAGCAAATTCTTCTTGTAGTGATGTTGCAGTAACAACATAAGCTTTACTATCCTTCAATATGACTGCTTGAATAAAACGGATATGACCCCATTGAGTCGTTTTGTCGATCTGGAGTAATTGAGCATTTCCTGCTTTCGTCTCAATCGTTCCTAATTGTTTGCATTGGCTATCTCCTTGTGCCTCATGATAGGATTTTGCGAGTGCTAAATATTTCTCAAGCTCAAGAGAAGTTTCTTCAGAAGCAATGTTCAGAGAGGGAGTAAATGGGGTTTTTCCTTTTCCAATATAGATTAAGGAGACTTTTTGAGGAAGTTGTTCAGGATCACTCACACAATCCCAACCTTTTGGTGGAATGATAGAAAGATGTTCTGCTAAAAGCAGGCATTTTAAACAAAACAAAATTAAAAAGAAAAAAAATCGCATCTTTATATCCTCCATTGTATTTCGAAATCATAAATATTTCATATCTAATTGAGCGACCTCATCATTTTTTTTGTGAGCATAAGTATTTGAAACATAGAATAGACTTGAATATAATCCTATTTTTTGTAAAAACTCTTCTCTTTCTTTCAGAAAAACAAACTATTTGTTCAAAAAATAATTTAGTGGATATTCTAAAGAAAAATCGAATAAATCGACTAAAGGTTTAAGATAATGGAGAGATTAGAAACTGGCAAAGACAAAATTAAAAAGATTTGCGACATTCTTAAGCATGAAACTTTGGAACCTGCTAAAAAAGAAGCTCAGCAGATTATAGAAGCTGCAGAAAAAGAAGCTCATCAGATCATTCGGGATGCGGAGATTAAATCTGAACAGATCCTCAGTGAAGCAAAAGCTAAAATTGAAAGAAAAAATGCCCTTTTTCACCATTCTCTTCTTCAAGCTCATCAGCAAAGTTTAGAAACATTAAGAGAAGAAATTTCTAATAATTTTTTTAATCATGAATTAGATGATTGGCTACAAAAAAATATAGTTGATCCAGAATTGGGGGCCAAATTAATCAATGTCTTAATCAAAGCAATTGAGCAAGAAGGAATGAGTGTCGATTTTTCAGCCATCGTACCCACAAAAATTCCTGCAGAGAAGATTAATGCGATTTTAGGTAGAAGTATTTTGGAAAAATTGAGAGAGAATAGTGTGGTAGTTGGGGATTTTATTGGTGGGGTTCAAATTAAGCTTCATGATCGGAATTTGACACTTGATTTAAGTGATGAAGCTCTAAAAGAATTGATTGGAGGGTATATTCGAAAAGATTTCCGCGACATTCTCTTTGGGTCCTAACGGAATAAAATGACAGAGTATTATTTTTTAGCAAGCCTTTTACCTCCTTTAGAAATAGGTCATCGTCCAGAACTAGGATTTTCTGATTTAA contains:
- a CDS encoding V-type ATP synthase subunit E (produces ATP from ADP in the presence of a proton gradient across the membrane; the E subunit is part of the catalytic core of the ATP synthase complex), with the protein product MERLETGKDKIKKICDILKHETLEPAKKEAQQIIEAAEKEAHQIIRDAEIKSEQILSEAKAKIERKNALFHHSLLQAHQQSLETLREEISNNFFNHELDDWLQKNIVDPELGAKLINVLIKAIEQEGMSVDFSAIVPTKIPAEKINAILGRSILEKLRENSVVVGDFIGGVQIKLHDRNLTLDLSDEALKELIGGYIRKDFRDILFGS
- the tal gene encoding transaldolase, translated to MLSKLDQLKQITTVVCDTGDIKSIKKYAPTDATTNPSLIFQAASEEAYQYLIHDAIHWGMSKKCNQNERLHLIMDKLFVNFGLEILKIIPGRVSTEVDARLSFDAQKSIKKAIHLIELYEAEGIDRARILIKLASTWEGFQAAQILEKEGIHCNMTLMFSLVQAVAAAEVGATLISPFVGRILDWYQAHQDVINYLPEKDPGVLSVTEIYNYYKKFGYKTQIMGASFRNVDEILELAGCDLLTISPKLLDILKNSQGMIKPKLSQEISKKMSIQELKIDESVFRFELNNNAMATEKLSEGIRNFVKDTLKLEKHILKHMASAV
- the rpoC gene encoding DNA-directed RNA polymerase subunit beta' codes for the protein MFEESQKNRFDKLKIGIASDAVIRDKWSLGEIKKPETINYRTFKPEKGGLFCEKIFGPTKDWECACGKYKKIKHKGIVCDRCGVEVTLSKVRRERMAHIELSVPVVHIWFFKSMPSRIGNVLGMSSSDLERIIYYEEYVVIESGQTDLERKQLLNDAEYRDAIEKWGHGAFDAKMGGEAVADLLRNEDLDGLLIDLKEKLRRTKSQQARMKLAKRLKIVEGFVTSSNKPEWMVMRSIPVIPPDLRPLVPLDGGRFATSDLNDLYRRVINRNNRLKAILRLKTPDVIVRNEKRMLQEAVDALFDNGRHGHPVMGAGNRPLKSLSEMLKGKGGRFRQNLLGKRVDYSGRSVIIVGPELKFNQCGIPKDMALELFEPFIVKRLKELGYVYTIRSAKKMIQRGAPEVWDVLEEIIKGHPVMLNRAPTLHRLGIQAFEPVLIEGKAIRIHPLVCSAFNADFDGDQMAVHVPLSIEAQLETKILMMAPDNIFLPSSGKPVAIPSKDMTLGLYYLMADPIYFPKKTKVFSDQNEVLLALSAADSMTLFNERGKKSNRYDTTGRGLHIHEKIQVRIEGSIIVTTPGRVLFNKIVPKELGFQNYNMPSKRMSQLILDCYRKVGLEATVKFLDDLKDLGFSQATKAAISMGITDVRIPKIKHKVIKDAYQKVEVVRKQYEDGIITDGERESKTISIWTEVSDYLSETLFEEVSKVEDSRHNPLFLMIDSGARGNKSQLKQLGGLRGLMAKPTGEIIESPITSNFREGLTVIEYSISSHGARKGLADTALKTADSGYLTRRLVDVAQDVIVTEFDCGTLNAIEVSGIKQGQEELLPLKDRIYGRTIADNIYQPGDKSKLLAKAGDILTAQQAELIDDAGIESVRIRSPLTCESRRGVCANCYGMNLANGRQIGLGEAVGIIAAQSIGEPGTQLTMRTFHLGGIAAATFSPEIVVENEGIAVYMDLRTVEDSHGNSLVLNKNGALHVVRDEGRKLQDYKKLLSTKSIESLQIIPLELGAKILVKDGASVHPGQKIVEIELHNIPIICDRSGYIKYEDLVEGISTEKEINKQTGLIELIVKQHRGELHPQIAIYNDPDFKDLVGTYAIPAGAVLSVDEKQHIKPGMLLARLPRGAIKTKDITGGLPRVAELVEARKPKEAAEIAKIDGLVDFRGVQKNRRIVIVRDETTGMEEEHLIPLTKHLIVQRGDNVLKGQQLTDGLVVPHEILEICGVRELQKYLVNEVQEVYQLQGVDINDKHIEIIVRQMLQKVRVIDPGDTTLLFGEEVHKKQFYEENRRTIEEGGKPAQAAPLLLGITKASLGTQSFISAASFQDTTRVLTGAACAGNTDYLMGFKENVIMGHMIPGGTGFDNHYRVKQYLDSEEQEELAFDFG